The nucleotide sequence TACCTACCGCATCGAAACCATTCGCGTTGAAACTCGAAATCTCGATGCCCTCATGACTCAAGCCGGTGAATTAACCGTCGCCAAAATTCGGATCGCCCACCGACTCGGCGAAATCGAGCAAATCGTCAGCTTGTGGGAAGAGTGGAGCCGGGATGTTTTTGTCAATCGTTTTGCCCTCGACGAATTAGAGCGGGGCTTGAAAGTCGAAGTTCCAAACGGGCGAAACTCCGACATCAACCCAAAGCTTGCGGGTAACTTCCACCTGCGCCCCTCAGCTCGCAATGGCACGCTTAAGCAAGTACAAAACTTGCACCATCGAGCTGAAGAACGCTTAGAGCAGTTAGGTTCGCTCGTTAATCGCCTCAGAAATGCCGTTTATGAAGACACTGCCCGACTCGACACCGTCGCCGATGAATTAGAGGAAGGAATTCGCACCCTGCGCCTGCTGCCTCTGTCCACAATTTTTAATTTATTTCCCCGCATGGTGCGCGATCTCGCCAGACAGCAAAGCAAAGAAGTAGAACTCGTGATTGAAGGAGGAGAAACCAAGGCAGATAAGCGCATTTTGGAAGAAATGAAAGATCCTTTAATGCATATCCTTCGCAATGCGATTGATCATGGCATCGAAACACCGGCAGAGCGCTTGCAAATGGGCAAACCGCCAGTAGCCACCATTCGGCTGCGAGGTTACCAAACCGCCACCAACATTATTATTGAGGTTGCTGATGATGGGCGGGGTTTGGACATCGAAAGTATTAAACGCACGGCAATCAAACGTGGCATCTGTCGGGAAGAAGAACTGGCAACCATGACACTTCATCAAATTCAGGCTCTGATCTTTGCGCCCGGTTTTTCAACTCGAACATTTGTAACAGAAGTCTCCGGCAGAGGTGTGGGACTCGATGTGGTGCGAACCAATGTCGAGCACCTCAAAGGCAGCATTCATGTAGAATCGGCACCCGGAAAGGGATGCACGTTGCGCCTGAATCTGGGAACGAGCCTGTCTACAGCCCATGTGCTGTTGGTTGCCGTTAATGATATTGCCTATGCTTTGCCGGTGGAGTTTGTGCAAATGGCTCGGCTGGTGGCTGAGAGTGAGATTTTTACAATTGAAGGCCGCGATACCATAATCTTAGATGGTCAACCTATATCAGTTGCGCCACTGGCAAATTTGTTGGAAATGCCCTCACTCAACAATAATTTCTCGAAACCAGCGGATGAGGGACAAGAAATAAGAAACGACAAGCAACAGCCTTGTATTATTTTGAAGATAGGTGAAGAATGCCTGGGGCTGCTGGTAGATGCGCTGCTTGATGAGCAAGATGTGGTGTTAAAACCTCAAAGTAAATTGCTCCAGCGAGTACGAAATGTTGCCGGCGCAACGATTTTGGGCACGGGTGAAGTCTGTATGGTGTTAAATCCTCAGGATTTGATCAAGTCGGTTCGCCGGCCATCTAGGGGGATTAAACCCGTCACTGCAACGGAGCCGGCAGCGGAAAAACAAACGATTCTGCTAGTGGAAGACTCGATCGCCACTCGTACTCAAGAAAAACGCATTCTCGAATCTGCCGGTTATGAAGTTGTTACCGCCGTCGATGGATTGGATGGCTACAATAAACTGAAAACCCGCTCTTTTGATGCGGTCGTCTCTGATATTCAGATGCCGAATTTAGACGGCTTGGGCTTGACGGTAAAAATTCGCCAACACAAGGAAT is from Microcoleus sp. FACHB-68 and encodes:
- a CDS encoding Hpt domain-containing protein — translated: MIEDEELRITFKDASEEHLQKLDEGLLHLEKYPDDLSGLNELMREAHSLKGDANMLGIKDVGTLAHQLEHILGTIKRSEASLTPALCDRLSGGLNAIRQLVREAVTGEPSGINTFYALAHLMGADTQPPKPLQVKEETVEIIKPTPETKPAPAAPTHTSEQESEVAAQQHITHPRRETPDRWQNHRSPIPNPQLPTPAENSQLISGQKSHRYIEDDELRTTFKIVCEEHLQKLDRGLLFLEKFPNDNAKLEEMLREAHSIKGDAGMLGVKDVGTLAHQLENIFTAVKLGELSFTSALCDNLSYGLDGIRQLVHEAVTGEPTGTNPADVLARMSPIQQTSPSAATLVPTLAEDGNMIAASSSAAPTDRMPAQVLQTPNITANQQPQPLTGNGYFSAAPVQPAATGLQFPPPTDAVKISSDTYRIETIRVETRNLDALMTQAGELTVAKIRIAHRLGEIEQIVSLWEEWSRDVFVNRFALDELERGLKVEVPNGRNSDINPKLAGNFHLRPSARNGTLKQVQNLHHRAEERLEQLGSLVNRLRNAVYEDTARLDTVADELEEGIRTLRLLPLSTIFNLFPRMVRDLARQQSKEVELVIEGGETKADKRILEEMKDPLMHILRNAIDHGIETPAERLQMGKPPVATIRLRGYQTATNIIIEVADDGRGLDIESIKRTAIKRGICREEELATMTLHQIQALIFAPGFSTRTFVTEVSGRGVGLDVVRTNVEHLKGSIHVESAPGKGCTLRLNLGTSLSTAHVLLVAVNDIAYALPVEFVQMARLVAESEIFTIEGRDTIILDGQPISVAPLANLLEMPSLNNNFSKPADEGQEIRNDKQQPCIILKIGEECLGLLVDALLDEQDVVLKPQSKLLQRVRNVAGATILGTGEVCMVLNPQDLIKSVRRPSRGIKPVTATEPAAEKQTILLVEDSIATRTQEKRILESAGYEVVTAVDGLDGYNKLKTRSFDAVVSDIQMPNLDGLGLTVKIRQHKEYKELPIILVTSLATDEDRRIGAQAGANAYITKSTFNQEVLLETLRRLV